The Bacteroidales bacterium genome includes a region encoding these proteins:
- a CDS encoding nucleoid-associated protein, translating to MINIESAYLSKLIIHRVGNKVLEDGLTLSEELVSLNDAYLNSLGNQLLMPFKKEDSLFNFYHDTDVNLNVMKTRCKKIFQDVDENFIPESISAAKELYELMQSPKLHGGEFWVAYFRGMLVDDEETDAVAFFLMDERKNFVKLYSNETKYAIEMQSGTDPSGFLSGCIICNTDEENGYIISCSGKSKGLDLRLWMDNFMVLKQNIDSFYKTQMAMQMCKEFVMEKIPEEFETTRPDQADLLIKSMEYFKANDEFAVRDYEDEVLKQQELKDSFTHFARVFSRDQDLDMVNQNFLVNDRAVKKMARYFKSVIKLDSNFHIYVHGKREWIERGFDEEKKLNYYKTFFEKEN from the coding sequence ATGATTAATATAGAAAGTGCATATTTATCAAAACTTATCATACATCGTGTAGGGAACAAAGTTTTAGAAGATGGATTAACTCTTTCAGAAGAGCTGGTTTCTCTAAATGATGCATATTTGAATTCTCTTGGAAATCAGCTTTTAATGCCTTTTAAAAAAGAAGATTCATTGTTTAATTTTTATCACGACACAGATGTTAATTTGAACGTGATGAAAACCAGATGCAAAAAGATTTTCCAAGATGTAGATGAGAATTTCATTCCAGAAAGCATTAGTGCTGCAAAAGAATTATATGAACTTATGCAAAGCCCAAAGTTGCATGGAGGAGAATTTTGGGTGGCATATTTTAGAGGAATGTTAGTTGACGACGAGGAAACAGATGCTGTTGCTTTTTTCCTTATGGATGAAAGAAAAAACTTCGTTAAATTATATAGCAATGAAACAAAATATGCAATAGAAATGCAATCAGGGACAGACCCTTCTGGCTTTTTGTCGGGATGCATTATTTGCAATACAGATGAGGAAAACGGCTATATAATTTCTTGTTCAGGGAAAAGCAAAGGACTAGACTTGCGCCTTTGGATGGATAATTTTATGGTGTTGAAGCAAAACATAGACAGCTTTTACAAAACACAAATGGCAATGCAAATGTGTAAAGAGTTTGTTATGGAAAAAATTCCAGAAGAGTTTGAAACAACACGTCCAGACCAAGCAGATTTGCTCATTAAAAGCATGGAATATTTTAAAGCAAATGATGAGTTTGCTGTACGCGATTATGAAGACGAAGTCCTTAAGCAGCAAGAGTTAAAAGATAGCTTTACTCATTTTGCAAGAGTTTTTTCTAGAGACCAAGACTTAGATATGGTGAACCAAAACTTTTTAGTGAACGATAGAGCTGTAAAGAAAATGGCGAGATATTTTAAAAGCGTAATAAAGCTCGACAGCAATTTTCACATATATGTTCATGGTAAAAGAGAATGGATAGAAAGAGGCTTTGACGAGGAAAAGAAATTAAATTATTATAAAACTTTCTTTGAAAAAGAGAATTAA
- the scpA gene encoding methylmalonyl-CoA mutase, producing the protein MRPDFKNIKLVEIKNKTSYSEWEKKNNINFNIDTPEKIKIKESFGEDDLLNMEHLSYAAGLPPFLRGPYSTMYVMRPWTIRQYAGFSTAEESNAFYRRNMAAGQKGLSVAFDLATHRGYDSDNERVLGDVGKAGVAIDSVEDMKILFDQIPLGEVSVSMTMNGAVIPVMAFYIVTAEEQGVTPEQLAGTIQNDILKEFMVRNTYIYPPAPSMKIIADIFEYTSRFMPKFNSISISGYHMQEAGATADIEMAYTLADGLEYLRTGIKAGIPVDKFAPRLSFFWGIGMNHFMEIAKMRAARMLWAKIVKQFNPKINKSLALRTHSQTSGWSLTEQDPFNNVARTAIEAMGAALGHTQSLHTNALDEAIALPTDFSARIARNTQIFIQEETDICRAIDPWAGSYYVEYLTAKLAESAWNLIQEVEELGGMAKAIETGIPKMRIEEAAARKQARIDSKLDTIIGLNKYRLDKEDPIETLEVDNTAVREAQIKRLKEIKAKRNAAEVEKSLENITKACETGQGNLLELAVDAARKRATLGEISSAMEKVFGRYSAVIRSISGVYSSESQSSEIFKKATEMASEFAAIEGRRPRILIAKMGQDGHDRGAKVVATGYADIGFDVDIGPLFQTPTEAARMAVENDVHVLGVSSLAAGHKTLVPQVIEELKKLGREDIMVIVGGVIPPQDYDFLFKAGAVAVFGPGTVISEAAIKMLEIMIAARK; encoded by the coding sequence ATGAGACCAGATTTTAAAAATATTAAACTCGTAGAAATAAAAAATAAAACCTCATATAGCGAGTGGGAAAAAAAGAACAATATTAATTTTAATATTGACACTCCCGAAAAAATAAAAATAAAAGAATCTTTTGGAGAAGACGACTTGTTAAATATGGAGCACTTGTCCTATGCTGCTGGTTTGCCGCCATTTTTGCGTGGACCATATAGCACAATGTACGTGATGCGACCATGGACAATAAGACAATATGCAGGATTTAGCACAGCGGAAGAATCCAATGCGTTTTACAGACGCAATATGGCTGCTGGACAAAAAGGACTTTCTGTTGCTTTTGACTTAGCAACGCATAGAGGATATGACAGCGACAACGAGCGAGTTCTTGGTGATGTTGGAAAAGCAGGCGTAGCAATAGATTCTGTTGAGGATATGAAAATATTATTCGACCAAATACCGCTAGGAGAAGTGTCTGTTTCTATGACTATGAATGGAGCTGTAATTCCTGTTATGGCGTTTTATATTGTTACAGCAGAAGAGCAAGGAGTGACACCAGAACAGCTTGCGGGAACTATACAAAATGATATTTTAAAAGAATTTATGGTGCGAAACACTTACATCTATCCACCAGCACCATCAATGAAAATTATTGCAGATATTTTTGAATATACTTCAAGATTTATGCCCAAATTCAATAGCATTTCAATCAGTGGTTATCACATGCAAGAAGCGGGAGCTACAGCAGATATTGAAATGGCTTATACTTTAGCTGATGGTCTTGAATATTTAAGAACAGGCATTAAAGCAGGCATTCCTGTTGATAAGTTTGCTCCAAGATTGTCTTTTTTCTGGGGAATAGGAATGAACCATTTTATGGAAATTGCAAAAATGAGAGCTGCTCGTATGTTGTGGGCAAAAATTGTAAAGCAATTCAATCCAAAAATCAACAAGTCTTTAGCATTGAGAACACACTCTCAAACATCGGGTTGGTCGCTTACAGAGCAAGACCCATTTAATAATGTTGCAAGAACAGCCATAGAAGCTATGGGAGCAGCATTAGGACATACACAGAGCTTACACACAAACGCTCTTGATGAAGCAATTGCATTACCAACAGATTTTTCAGCACGTATAGCTCGAAACACTCAAATCTTTATTCAAGAAGAAACTGATATTTGCCGTGCAATTGACCCATGGGCAGGCTCATATTATGTTGAATATCTAACAGCAAAACTTGCTGAAAGCGCATGGAATCTCATTCAAGAAGTGGAAGAACTTGGCGGAATGGCAAAAGCTATTGAAACAGGAATTCCAAAAATGAGAATAGAAGAAGCTGCTGCAAGAAAACAAGCTCGTATTGACAGCAAACTCGATACTATAATTGGACTGAACAAATATCGTCTTGACAAAGAAGACCCAATAGAAACTCTAGAAGTTGACAATACTGCTGTTAGAGAAGCTCAAATCAAAAGGCTTAAAGAAATTAAAGCCAAAAGAAATGCAGCGGAAGTAGAAAAATCTTTAGAAAATATAACAAAAGCATGTGAAACCGGGCAGGGTAATTTACTAGAACTTGCTGTTGATGCTGCTAGAAAGAGAGCAACTCTTGGCGAAATTAGCTCAGCAATGGAAAAAGTTTTTGGACGTTATTCTGCTGTTATAAGAAGTATATCAGGCGTGTATTCATCAGAAAGTCAATCAAGCGAAATTTTTAAAAAAGCTACAGAGATGGCATCAGAATTTGCCGCAATAGAAGGTCGCCGTCCTCGTATCCTTATTGCTAAAATGGGACAAGACGGACATGACCGCGGTGCAAAAGTTGTAGCTACAGGCTATGCCGACATCGGTTTTGATGTTGACATTGGTCCTCTTTTCCAAACACCAACAGAAGCTGCTCGTATGGCAGTAGAAAACGATGTTCATGTTCTCGGTGTGTCAAGTCTTGCTGCCGGACATAAAACATTGGTGCCACAAGTAATTGAAGAGCTGAAAAAACTTGGACGCGAAGATATTATGGTGATTGTAGGCGGAGTTATTCCTCCACAAGACTATGACTTTTTGTTCAAAGCTGGAGCAGTGGCTGTGTTTGGACCAGGCACAGTAATTTCTGAAGCAGCTATCAAGATGCTTGAAATTATGATTGCTGCTAGAAAGTAA
- a CDS encoding methylmalonyl-CoA mutase small subunit, with amino-acid sequence MSEKRIFSEFPPISKDEWEERIKEDLKGADYEKKLVWKTIDGFSVQPYYMSQDVGDAAPANHPGEPPFVRGYNSKGNDWKVIQQINSEKIKEANEFAINAIERGADGVSFKLCFSDKQEDVSNLLKNIDLSKKQIHFHSNHSYSVLAELICNEAKKRNYNAADLAGSFNFDSFGYYLLHGEYYNSHEDNMNELKCLIQNFGKRLPNYKLLNINGQHFANAGASVTQELGFAMASAHEYLTEMLSLNLPLEEILPKIRFTFSIGPSYFLEIAKFRAARHLWATIVEQYTKDINLQKTTIHGISSLYNKTLYDLYNNMLRNTTEAMSASIGGADEITILPHDFLLGNETEFGDRIARNTQLLLKEESHFGKVADPAAGSYYIEMLTQKVADFAWKQFQTIEENGGFRKAMESGLIKAEIEKTNAKREKDIAMRKMVYVGINNYPNTKEHFENPDSFLSKKQTEGNALQMKRGASNFENIRLQTDSFVKAGSKRPAVLLCQFGNLAMRNARAIFATNFFGIAGYEINSIVNDNSVEEGVKEIVKEKPGIIVLCSSDEEYTTLGIEYLKALKQTNIPVVIAGNPGENETLFRENGAHSFIHVRTLALDALEDYQKVLSVK; translated from the coding sequence ATGAGCGAAAAAAGAATATTTAGCGAATTTCCTCCAATATCAAAGGATGAGTGGGAAGAGCGGATAAAAGAAGACCTCAAGGGAGCTGATTACGAAAAAAAATTAGTGTGGAAAACAATTGACGGATTTTCTGTTCAGCCATATTACATGTCGCAAGATGTAGGCGACGCTGCTCCAGCAAATCACCCGGGCGAGCCTCCTTTTGTTCGAGGATATAATAGCAAAGGGAATGATTGGAAAGTTATACAACAAATAAATTCTGAAAAAATTAAAGAAGCAAACGAATTTGCTATTAATGCGATAGAGCGTGGTGCAGACGGAGTTTCTTTTAAACTATGCTTTTCTGATAAACAAGAAGATGTTTCTAACTTGCTTAAAAACATAGATTTGTCTAAAAAGCAAATACACTTCCACTCGAATCATAGCTATAGTGTTTTGGCAGAACTTATTTGTAATGAAGCAAAAAAGAGAAATTATAATGCAGCAGATTTAGCAGGCAGCTTTAACTTTGATTCCTTTGGCTATTATTTACTTCATGGTGAGTATTACAATAGCCACGAAGATAATATGAATGAGCTAAAATGCTTAATTCAAAATTTCGGAAAAAGGCTTCCAAACTATAAATTGCTAAATATAAATGGGCAACATTTTGCAAATGCTGGAGCTTCTGTAACACAGGAACTAGGTTTTGCAATGGCTTCGGCACATGAATATTTAACGGAAATGCTTTCTTTAAATCTTCCTCTTGAAGAAATTTTGCCGAAAATTCGCTTTACTTTTTCCATAGGACCATCATATTTCTTAGAAATTGCAAAATTTAGAGCGGCTCGTCATTTGTGGGCAACTATTGTTGAGCAATACACAAAAGATATAAATCTTCAAAAAACAACAATACACGGAATTTCCTCTCTTTATAATAAAACGTTGTATGATTTGTATAATAATATGCTTAGAAATACAACTGAGGCAATGTCCGCATCTATAGGAGGAGCAGATGAAATTACAATTTTGCCACATGACTTTTTGTTAGGAAATGAAACAGAATTTGGTGATAGAATAGCTCGAAACACACAGTTGTTGCTAAAAGAAGAATCACATTTCGGCAAAGTAGCAGACCCAGCAGCAGGTTCGTATTACATAGAAATGCTTACACAAAAAGTAGCAGATTTTGCATGGAAACAATTTCAAACAATTGAAGAAAATGGTGGTTTCCGCAAAGCTATGGAGTCAGGACTGATTAAAGCAGAAATAGAAAAAACTAATGCTAAAAGAGAGAAAGATATTGCGATGAGAAAAATGGTTTATGTTGGCATAAATAATTATCCAAACACAAAAGAACATTTTGAAAATCCAGATTCTTTTTTAAGCAAAAAACAAACAGAAGGCAATGCTCTTCAAATGAAAAGAGGTGCTTCTAATTTTGAAAATATTCGCTTGCAAACAGATAGTTTTGTTAAGGCAGGAAGCAAGAGACCAGCTGTTTTGTTATGCCAATTTGGAAATCTAGCAATGAGAAATGCTAGAGCAATCTTTGCAACAAATTTCTTTGGAATAGCTGGATATGAAATAAATTCTATTGTAAACGATAATTCAGTAGAAGAGGGTGTGAAAGAAATTGTGAAAGAAAAACCTGGAATCATTGTTCTTTGTAGCAGTGATGAAGAATATACAACACTAGGAATTGAATATTTAAAAGCATTGAAGCAAACAAATATTCCTGTTGTAATAGCGGGTAATCCGGGCGAAAACGAAACATTGTTCCGCGAAAATGGCGCACACAGCTTTATTCACGTTAGAACATTAGCCCTTGATGCTCTAGAAGATTATCAAAAGGTTTTATCTGTTAAATAA